A stretch of the Tepidisphaeraceae bacterium genome encodes the following:
- a CDS encoding fibronectin type III domain-containing protein has translation MQRPKQSIFELQPLERRLFLTAVISELPDRQISAGDYVDLYASWQDAENSDPHSATVNWGDGVIEPAYLYDWGGGGEVYAYHPYEVAGTYTVTLSVLGSDSNVGTESFTATVLRVQPQPYIDGQGTAVKGAPYTLTLSGYGSMADITHWTIDWGDGNLEIVTGNPEFALHTYTSAPQSYQITATATDAFGSYAAPYGVSVTTEAFDAPTDLRATVMSDRRIDLAWSDNSDNEVGFWVDYSVDGGTSWVNYTSTYASQTSCSVAGLLPDTAYTFRLRARHTSGSNSAFTDYVTASTLGVSAPADLQANAKSSTRIDLTWDDRSDAESTYLVESSTDAGATWSQYTSTYASQSGISVTGLSPDTAYHFRVRARDGGGNFSAYGNVAVAATNVFAAPANLTATAEAATRVRLSWVDQADEESAFYIARSIDDGRTWQEYSSTYANQTNYLASGLNPGRTYMFSVRARHVNGTYSAYSAPVTISTLAFSAPSELSATVRSGSRIDLSWQDNADDETDFRIERSLNGGASWTEYTSTYANQTNYQVTGLDPGVSYAFRVRARHSDGSYSIYSDVVTATTVAFAAPSSLSVTPLAGTDAELRWTNNSDNEADYRIEWTRDAGQTWSEYTSTYSNQTSYVMRNLDPGITYGFRVRGRHPNGSYSAYSGTVTLTAKPMVVPSGLLVVSKTTTSIELGWNDNSDNESDFRIEWSSDSGTTWSEYTSTYASQTSYVVNNLTPGTRYDFRVRARHPNGSYSAFSNVLQVLTTPLGAPSDLTADVVYGNRVDLRWSDNSEGEYAFRIELSTNGGSTWSEYTSTGGEVESLAVTGLTPGLTYKFRVRAYHNSGTYSGYSNTVTATPSGLGVPDGLQAYDYGAGQIQLYWSDNSDAETAYEVQHRVVNAATFVMHGMAGPNTTNYFIAGLDPAESYEFRVRAVKNGSHSAYSNVARAGIASIAAPTSLSAQVVSGSRVDLAWTDNASSEYSYFVERSDDNGASWSTSYNIGNNRTSYSANGLQPGVAYRFRVRAMDSAGLHSGASNAVDVVTRAVQAPSGLTATVVAGNRIDLAWTDNSDDENYVRLQRSEDGGVTWLEFATTNANQTGYAVADLLPGRTYQFRVRAQHGNGTYSGYSNTVAADTLPFSAPGAFGAVVRSGSQVDLSWADLTRSENYYRLERSTDNGSTWSEFATTNADVTGYSVTDLQPATSYLFRARAQHAAGFYSDYGTAVSASTSDFQLPTQVTATVISGSRVDLRWQDNADNEYYYRLERSTNGGVTWQEFGTTNANVTSYAVSDLQPSTAYQFRVRAQHGNGTYSGYSQVVAATTVTFAAPNKLTVGPAVRDTVELRWQDNADNEYYYRIERSTDAGSSWQEVGTTNANVTAFVVSGLAPNTNYQFRVRAQHGNGSYSAYSSTAPLAVGFAPPSNLVATVATSTRVDLSWDDDGDNEYYFRIERSADSGATWQEVGTTNAQVTSFSSTNQMPGTTYHFRVRAQHGSGAYSAFSTPAVATTVTFDRPTGLVVNRISDSRADLRWADNTDDEYYFRLERSRMAGRVGRSSRRRTRA, from the coding sequence ATGCAACGTCCCAAGCAGAGCATCTTCGAGCTCCAGCCTCTGGAGCGCCGCCTCTTCCTGACCGCAGTCATTAGCGAGCTGCCCGATCGCCAAATCTCGGCCGGCGACTACGTGGACCTCTACGCGAGTTGGCAAGATGCCGAAAACTCAGATCCACATAGCGCGACCGTCAACTGGGGTGACGGCGTCATCGAACCTGCGTACCTTTACGACTGGGGCGGCGGGGGCGAGGTGTACGCCTATCACCCGTACGAGGTGGCCGGCACGTACACGGTGACACTCAGCGTCCTAGGTTCCGATAGCAACGTAGGAACCGAATCGTTCACCGCGACGGTTCTTCGCGTACAGCCGCAACCCTATATCGATGGTCAGGGAACCGCGGTTAAAGGTGCGCCCTACACGTTGACTCTCTCAGGTTATGGCTCGATGGCCGACATCACGCACTGGACCATTGACTGGGGCGATGGTAACTTGGAGATCGTCACGGGCAACCCCGAGTTCGCCCTGCACACATACACTTCGGCACCACAGTCCTATCAGATCACGGCTACCGCCACCGATGCCTTTGGCTCATATGCGGCGCCGTACGGCGTCAGCGTCACGACCGAGGCGTTCGATGCGCCGACCGACCTTCGCGCGACCGTCATGTCCGACCGCCGGATCGACCTCGCTTGGTCCGACAACTCGGACAATGAGGTTGGCTTCTGGGTCGACTACTCCGTGGACGGTGGGACATCTTGGGTGAACTACACATCGACCTACGCGAGCCAGACGAGCTGCTCGGTCGCAGGCCTGCTGCCGGATACCGCCTATACCTTTCGCCTGCGGGCCCGGCACACGAGCGGGAGTAATTCCGCGTTCACCGACTACGTGACGGCGTCGACCCTCGGCGTGTCGGCTCCAGCTGACCTGCAGGCGAACGCTAAATCTTCGACGCGCATCGACCTGACCTGGGACGACCGCTCCGATGCAGAGTCAACCTATTTGGTGGAGTCCTCCACCGATGCAGGGGCAACCTGGTCGCAGTACACCTCGACCTACGCCAGTCAATCAGGCATAAGCGTGACGGGCCTATCGCCCGATACGGCGTACCATTTTCGTGTCCGCGCCCGCGATGGGGGTGGCAACTTCTCCGCGTACGGGAACGTCGCGGTAGCCGCGACGAACGTGTTCGCGGCCCCGGCGAACCTGACGGCCACCGCTGAGGCGGCAACCCGCGTCCGCCTGTCCTGGGTGGACCAGGCGGACGAGGAGTCCGCGTTCTACATCGCCCGATCGATCGACGACGGCCGCACCTGGCAGGAGTACTCCTCGACGTACGCCAACCAGACTAACTATCTCGCGTCCGGCCTCAACCCTGGCAGGACGTACATGTTTAGCGTACGCGCGAGGCACGTGAACGGGACCTACTCGGCATACAGCGCACCGGTGACCATCTCGACGCTCGCGTTCTCCGCGCCATCGGAGCTGTCGGCCACCGTCAGGTCGGGGAGCCGCATCGACCTGTCGTGGCAGGACAATGCCGACGACGAGACGGACTTCCGGATCGAACGGTCGCTGAACGGCGGCGCCTCGTGGACCGAGTACACGTCGACGTACGCGAACCAAACGAATTACCAGGTGACTGGGCTCGACCCGGGCGTATCCTATGCGTTCCGCGTCCGCGCGCGTCATTCAGACGGTTCCTATTCCATCTACTCCGACGTCGTGACCGCGACCACCGTGGCCTTCGCGGCGCCTTCGTCGCTCAGTGTGACGCCGTTGGCGGGCACGGACGCCGAGCTCCGATGGACCAACAATTCCGACAACGAGGCCGACTACCGGATCGAGTGGACGAGGGACGCGGGACAGACGTGGTCCGAGTACACGTCGACGTACTCGAATCAGACCAGCTACGTCATGCGGAACCTTGACCCAGGCATCACGTACGGGTTTCGCGTCCGCGGTCGACACCCGAACGGGAGCTACTCGGCCTACAGTGGCACCGTGACGTTGACCGCGAAGCCGATGGTCGTACCGTCGGGCCTGCTCGTTGTCTCTAAGACGACGACGTCCATCGAACTGGGTTGGAACGACAATTCCGACAACGAATCCGACTTCCGCATCGAGTGGTCGAGCGACTCCGGGACGACCTGGAGCGAGTACACGTCCACGTACGCGAGCCAGACCAGCTATGTCGTTAACAACCTCACGCCAGGGACACGGTACGACTTTCGCGTGCGGGCGCGTCATCCCAATGGCTCCTATTCTGCTTTTAGCAACGTCCTACAGGTCCTGACGACACCGCTAGGCGCGCCGAGCGACCTAACGGCTGACGTCGTGTACGGCAACCGCGTCGACCTGAGGTGGTCCGACAACAGTGAGGGTGAGTATGCCTTCCGCATCGAGCTCTCCACCAACGGTGGCTCGACGTGGAGCGAGTATACGAGTACGGGCGGCGAAGTTGAGAGCCTGGCGGTGACCGGGCTCACGCCCGGCTTGACGTACAAGTTCAGGGTGCGCGCATACCACAATTCGGGCACGTACTCCGGCTACAGCAACACCGTCACCGCAACGCCGTCCGGACTCGGCGTACCGGACGGGCTACAAGCGTACGACTACGGCGCCGGTCAGATCCAGTTGTACTGGAGCGACAACTCGGACGCCGAGACCGCGTACGAGGTACAGCATCGCGTCGTCAACGCGGCCACGTTCGTCATGCATGGCATGGCTGGTCCGAACACGACCAACTACTTCATCGCCGGTCTCGATCCTGCTGAGTCGTACGAGTTCCGCGTACGGGCGGTGAAGAACGGGTCCCACTCCGCCTACTCGAACGTTGCGCGCGCCGGGATCGCTTCCATAGCTGCGCCGACATCGCTCAGCGCCCAGGTCGTATCGGGTAGCCGCGTGGACCTTGCGTGGACGGATAACGCGAGCAGCGAGTACAGCTACTTCGTCGAGCGATCCGACGACAACGGCGCCTCATGGTCGACCAGCTACAATATCGGCAACAACCGTACGAGCTACTCGGCCAATGGCCTGCAGCCCGGCGTCGCGTACCGATTCCGCGTCCGCGCCATGGACAGCGCCGGCTTGCACTCTGGCGCGTCGAACGCCGTCGACGTCGTCACGCGTGCAGTCCAGGCACCGTCCGGCCTCACCGCCACAGTCGTCGCGGGAAATCGGATCGACCTCGCTTGGACAGACAACAGCGACGACGAGAACTACGTGCGGCTGCAGCGTTCGGAGGACGGGGGGGTAACGTGGCTCGAGTTCGCGACGACGAACGCGAACCAGACGGGCTATGCGGTCGCCGACCTACTGCCCGGGCGCACGTACCAGTTCCGCGTTCGCGCCCAGCACGGCAACGGGACCTATTCTGGATACTCCAATACGGTCGCCGCCGACACGCTGCCCTTCTCGGCCCCAGGGGCGTTTGGCGCCGTCGTGCGGTCCGGCAGCCAGGTCGACCTGAGTTGGGCAGACCTGACGCGCTCCGAGAACTACTATCGCCTCGAACGGTCGACCGACAATGGCAGCACCTGGTCCGAGTTCGCTACCACGAACGCGGACGTGACCGGTTACTCGGTGACCGACCTGCAACCGGCGACCTCCTACCTCTTCCGTGCCCGCGCGCAGCACGCGGCGGGGTTCTACTCGGACTACGGCACGGCCGTCTCGGCATCCACAAGTGATTTCCAGCTGCCGACCCAGGTGACCGCGACGGTGATCTCCGGAAGCCGCGTCGACCTGCGGTGGCAGGACAACGCCGACAACGAGTACTACTATCGGCTGGAACGGTCGACCAATGGCGGCGTCACGTGGCAGGAGTTCGGTACCACCAACGCCAACGTCACCTCCTACGCAGTAAGCGACCTGCAGCCGAGCACGGCATACCAGTTTAGGGTCCGTGCGCAGCACGGCAACGGGACCTACTCGGGCTACAGTCAGGTTGTCGCCGCGACCACCGTGACCTTCGCGGCTCCGAACAAGTTGACCGTCGGACCGGCCGTGCGCGACACCGTAGAGCTGCGGTGGCAGGACAACGCCGACAACGAGTACTACTACCGGATCGAGCGCAGCACGGATGCGGGAAGCAGCTGGCAGGAGGTAGGCACGACCAACGCCAACGTCACCGCCTTCGTGGTGAGCGGCCTGGCGCCGAACACGAATTACCAGTTCCGCGTTCGCGCCCAGCACGGCAACGGTAGCTACTCCGCCTACTCGTCCACCGCTCCGCTCGCCGTTGGATTTGCGCCGCCATCCAACCTGGTTGCGACCGTCGCGACGAGCACGCGCGTCGACCTCTCGTGGGACGACGACGGCGACAACGAGTATTACTTCCGCATCGAGCGCTCCGCCGACAGCGGCGCGACCTGGCAGGAGGTCGGCACGACGAACGCGCAGGTCACCTCGTTCTCGTCGACCAACCAAATGCCGGGCACGACCTACCACTTCCGGGTGCGCGCCCAGCACGGTTCGGGCGCCTATTCGGCGTTCTCGACGCCCGCCGTCGCGACGACGGTGACGTTCGACCGCCCAACGGGGTTGGTCGTTAACCGCATATCGGATTCGCGAGCCGACCTCCGGTGGGCAGACAATACGGACGACGAGTATTACTTCCGCCTGGAACGATCAAGGATGGCGGGCAGAGTTGGCAGGAGTTCGCGACGACGAACGCGAGCGTGA